In the Micromonospora narathiwatensis genome, one interval contains:
- a CDS encoding cation diffusion facilitator family transporter, producing the protein MSANGGTRAIVAALAANIGIAITKFVAFLLTGSSSMLAEAIHSVADSGNQGLLLLGGRRAKREATPQHPFGYGRERYIYAFIVAIVLFSLGGLFALYEGYHKFSHPVPITSWQWVPVGVLVAAILMEGFSFRTAIKESNLIRGRQSWVRFIRRAKAPELPVVLLEDFGALVGLVFALFGVGMTLATGNGKWDALGTAMIGVLLVTIAIILAVETKSLLLGEGAEPKDVAAIERAVAGGPEVERIIHMKTLYLGPEELMVAAKIAVPPCETAEELARGINAVEARIRSAVPIARVIYLEPDIYRAAADRAGAESEPAVRSDARPDEVAGPGS; encoded by the coding sequence GTGAGCGCCAACGGCGGGACGAGGGCGATCGTCGCCGCTCTCGCGGCCAACATCGGCATCGCCATCACCAAGTTCGTCGCGTTTCTGCTGACCGGCTCCTCGTCGATGCTGGCTGAGGCGATCCACTCGGTCGCCGACTCGGGCAACCAGGGTCTGCTGCTGCTCGGCGGCCGGCGGGCCAAGCGGGAGGCGACCCCGCAGCACCCGTTCGGCTACGGCCGCGAGCGCTACATCTACGCGTTCATCGTGGCGATCGTGCTGTTCAGCCTGGGCGGTCTGTTCGCGCTCTACGAGGGGTACCACAAGTTTTCGCACCCGGTGCCGATCACGAGCTGGCAGTGGGTGCCGGTGGGCGTGCTGGTGGCCGCGATCCTCATGGAGGGCTTCTCGTTCCGTACCGCGATCAAGGAGTCCAACCTGATCCGGGGCCGGCAGTCGTGGGTGCGGTTCATCCGGCGGGCGAAGGCGCCCGAGCTGCCGGTGGTGCTGCTGGAGGATTTCGGCGCGCTGGTCGGTCTGGTGTTCGCACTGTTCGGCGTGGGGATGACGCTGGCCACCGGCAACGGCAAGTGGGACGCGCTCGGCACCGCGATGATCGGTGTGCTGCTGGTGACCATCGCGATCATCCTCGCCGTCGAGACCAAGAGCCTGCTGCTCGGGGAGGGCGCCGAGCCGAAGGACGTGGCCGCGATCGAGCGGGCGGTCGCCGGTGGCCCGGAGGTCGAGCGGATCATCCACATGAAGACCCTCTACCTGGGTCCGGAGGAGCTGATGGTGGCCGCGAAGATCGCCGTGCCGCCGTGCGAGACGGCCGAGGAACTGGCCCGGGGCATCAACGCGGTCGAGGCGCGGATCCGCAGCGCGGTGCCGATCGCCCGGGTGATCTATCTGGAGCCGGACATCTACCGTGCGGCCGCCGACCGGGCGGGCGCGGAGTCGGAGCCGGCGGTGCGGTCGGATGCCCGGCCCGACGAGGTGGCCGGGCCCGGGAGCTGA
- the manA gene encoding mannose-6-phosphate isomerase, class I: MELLQGRIRDYAWGSRTAIARLQGRPVPSDGPEAELWLGAHPGAPATVDRDGSPVSLTELLTAEPDHWLGERLVGRFGIRLPFLLKVLAADAPLSLQAHPDAEQARVGHAADADRVNYVDPYHKPELLVALSEFDALCGFRDPAESAAAIDAFGVPALGPVVAALRGGPAGLREAVRLLLSWPAAERSGLVADVLAAEAAGPDAALARGLAVDYPADPGVLVALLLHHVRLAPGEAIWMPAGNLHAYLRGTGVEIMAASDNVLRGGLTPKRVDVDELLRVLRFEVLDEPVVAPVPVGPGVVTWPVPVDDFALHRVELAAGGPGVRLALPGPRVVLCRVGGLTVDDGVGTVTLAPGQAAVGAASAGPLVIGGEGEAYVATCGLR, from the coding sequence GTGGAGCTGTTGCAGGGCCGGATCCGGGACTACGCCTGGGGCTCCCGCACCGCGATCGCGCGGTTGCAGGGGCGTCCGGTGCCGAGTGACGGGCCGGAGGCGGAGCTGTGGCTGGGCGCCCATCCGGGCGCCCCGGCCACGGTGGACCGGGACGGCAGCCCGGTCAGCCTCACCGAGTTGTTGACCGCCGAGCCGGACCACTGGTTGGGCGAGCGGCTGGTCGGTCGGTTCGGGATCCGGTTGCCGTTCCTGCTGAAGGTGCTGGCCGCGGACGCCCCGTTGAGCCTGCAGGCCCATCCGGACGCCGAGCAGGCGCGGGTGGGGCACGCGGCCGACGCGGACCGGGTCAACTACGTGGACCCGTATCACAAGCCGGAGCTGCTGGTCGCGTTGTCGGAGTTCGACGCGCTCTGCGGGTTCCGCGACCCGGCCGAGTCGGCGGCGGCGATCGACGCGTTCGGCGTACCGGCGTTGGGGCCGGTGGTGGCGGCGCTGCGTGGCGGGCCGGCGGGGCTGCGCGAGGCCGTACGCCTGCTGTTGAGCTGGCCGGCGGCGGAGCGGTCCGGGCTGGTGGCGGACGTGCTGGCGGCGGAGGCCGCCGGCCCGGACGCGGCGCTGGCCCGTGGCCTGGCGGTGGACTACCCGGCCGACCCGGGGGTGCTGGTGGCGTTGCTGCTGCATCATGTGCGGCTGGCGCCGGGCGAGGCGATCTGGATGCCGGCCGGCAACCTGCACGCCTACCTGCGGGGCACCGGCGTGGAGATCATGGCGGCTAGCGACAACGTGCTGCGCGGCGGCCTCACGCCCAAGCGGGTCGACGTGGACGAACTGCTGCGGGTGCTGCGGTTCGAGGTGCTCGACGAGCCGGTGGTCGCGCCGGTCCCGGTGGGGCCCGGGGTGGTGACCTGGCCGGTGCCGGTCGACGACTTCGCGCTGCACCGGGTGGAGTTGGCGGCCGGCGGTCCGGGGGTGCGGCTGGCGCTGCCGGGGCCGCGCGTGGTGCTCTGCCGGGTCGGTGGTCTCACCGTCGATGACGGGGTGGGCACGGTCACGCTCGCGCCGGGGCAGGCGGCGGTGGGCGCCGCGTCCGCCGGCCCGCTGGTCATCGGCGGCGAGGGCGAGGCGTACGTGGCCACCTGCGGCCTGCGCTGA
- the ahcY gene encoding adenosylhomocysteinase, with translation MTSTLPAAPSGASSGARPSTLAEGDYKVADLSLAEFGRKEIRLAEHEMPGLMAIRREFADAQPLAGARITGSLHMTIQTAVLIETLVALGAQVRWASCNIFSTQDHAAAAIVVGPTGTPEAPAGVPVYAWKGESLEEYWWCTEQVLTWPDGQGPNMILDDGGDATLLVHKGAEFEKAGVVPPVESADSEEYAVILGLLHRSLAEDGQRWTRIAASIKGVTEETTTGVHRLYEMHRNGTLLFPAINVNDSVTKSKFDNKYGCRHSLIDGINRATDVLIGGKMAVVLGYGDVGKGCAESLRGQGARVVVTEVDPICALQAAMDGYQVATLDDVVEQADIFVTATGCFDVITNEHMARMKHQAIVGNIGHFDNEIDMAGLAKRSDVTRENIKPQVDLWKFDDGHAIIVLSEGRLLNLGNATGHPSFVMSNSFANQTIAQIELYTKTDEYPIGVYVLPKHLDEKVARLHLDALGARLTTLSKEQAAYLGVSQEGPFKPEHYRY, from the coding sequence ATGACCAGCACCCTCCCGGCAGCCCCCAGCGGCGCGTCGTCCGGAGCCCGGCCGAGCACCCTCGCCGAGGGCGACTACAAGGTGGCGGATCTGTCGCTCGCCGAGTTCGGGCGCAAGGAGATCCGGCTCGCCGAGCACGAGATGCCCGGACTGATGGCGATCCGACGCGAGTTCGCCGACGCGCAGCCGCTCGCCGGCGCGCGCATCACCGGCTCGCTGCACATGACCATCCAGACCGCCGTCCTCATCGAGACCCTGGTCGCGCTCGGCGCGCAGGTCCGTTGGGCGTCCTGCAACATCTTCTCCACCCAGGACCACGCCGCCGCCGCGATCGTCGTCGGCCCGACCGGCACCCCCGAGGCCCCCGCCGGCGTCCCGGTGTACGCCTGGAAGGGCGAGAGCCTGGAGGAATACTGGTGGTGCACCGAGCAGGTGCTGACCTGGCCCGACGGGCAGGGTCCCAACATGATCCTGGACGACGGCGGTGACGCCACCCTGCTCGTGCACAAGGGCGCCGAGTTCGAGAAGGCCGGTGTCGTGCCGCCGGTCGAGTCCGCCGACTCCGAGGAGTACGCGGTCATCCTCGGGCTGCTGCACCGTTCGCTCGCCGAGGACGGCCAGCGCTGGACCCGGATCGCCGCCAGCATCAAGGGCGTCACCGAGGAGACCACCACCGGCGTGCACCGGCTCTACGAGATGCACCGCAACGGCACCCTGCTCTTCCCGGCCATCAACGTCAACGACTCGGTGACCAAGAGCAAGTTCGACAACAAGTACGGCTGCCGCCACTCGCTCATCGACGGCATCAACCGGGCCACGGACGTGCTGATCGGCGGCAAGATGGCCGTCGTCCTCGGCTACGGCGACGTGGGCAAGGGCTGCGCCGAGTCGCTGCGCGGCCAGGGCGCCCGGGTCGTGGTGACCGAGGTCGACCCGATCTGCGCGCTCCAGGCGGCGATGGACGGCTACCAGGTCGCCACCCTGGACGACGTGGTCGAGCAGGCCGACATCTTCGTCACCGCCACCGGCTGCTTCGACGTCATCACCAACGAGCACATGGCCCGGATGAAGCACCAGGCCATCGTCGGCAACATCGGCCACTTCGACAACGAGATCGACATGGCCGGCCTGGCGAAGCGCTCGGACGTCACCCGGGAGAACATCAAGCCGCAGGTCGACCTCTGGAAGTTCGACGACGGTCACGCCATCATCGTGCTCTCCGAGGGCCGCCTGCTGAACCTGGGCAACGCCACCGGCCACCCGAGCTTTGTGATGTCCAACTCGTTCGCCAACCAGACGATCGCCCAGATCGAGCTCTACACCAAGACGGACGAATACCCGATCGGCGTGTACGTGCTCCCCAAGCACCTGGACGAGAAGGTCGCCCGGCTGCACCTGGACGCGCTCGGCGCCAGGCTGACCACCCTCAGCAAGGAGCAGGCCGCCTACCTCGGCGTGTCCCAGGAGGGCCCGTTCAAGCCGGAGCACTACCGCTACTGA
- the efeU gene encoding iron uptake transporter permease EfeU, with amino-acid sequence MFATYLIGLREGLEATLVVSILVAFLVKSNRRNRLPHVWLGVGLAVALSVFFGWLIEYTSTALLNTSKQRELFDAITSVAAVVFVTFMIFWMRKAARSIAGELRGKLSDALAVGAFAVTGMAFLAVIREGLETALIFYSAAESAAGGAGRGPLLAMIGGIATSVVIGFLLYRSALKLNLGKFFTWTGALLILVAAGIFKYGVHDFQEAGLVPGLNNHAFDISSVLDPSSWYATLLSGMFNITPTPSILEMVAWVAYAVPVMALFLRKPGKPTAPAKPAATDVPAPAPQRA; translated from the coding sequence ATGTTCGCCACGTACCTGATCGGCCTGCGGGAGGGCCTGGAAGCGACCCTGGTGGTCAGCATCCTGGTCGCGTTCCTGGTCAAGTCGAATCGCCGCAACCGACTGCCGCACGTGTGGCTCGGGGTCGGCCTGGCCGTGGCCCTGTCGGTGTTCTTCGGCTGGCTGATCGAGTACACCTCGACCGCGCTGCTCAACACCTCGAAGCAGCGCGAACTCTTCGACGCGATCACCTCCGTCGCCGCCGTGGTCTTCGTCACCTTCATGATCTTCTGGATGCGCAAGGCCGCCCGGAGCATCGCCGGTGAGCTGCGAGGCAAGCTCAGCGACGCGCTCGCCGTCGGCGCGTTCGCGGTGACCGGGATGGCCTTCCTCGCGGTCATCCGCGAGGGCCTGGAGACCGCGCTGATCTTCTACTCCGCCGCCGAGAGCGCGGCCGGCGGCGCGGGCCGCGGCCCGCTGCTCGCGATGATCGGCGGCATCGCCACCTCCGTGGTGATCGGCTTCCTGCTCTACCGCAGCGCCCTCAAGCTCAACCTGGGCAAGTTTTTCACCTGGACCGGCGCGCTGCTGATCCTGGTCGCCGCCGGCATCTTCAAGTACGGCGTGCACGACTTCCAGGAGGCCGGCCTGGTGCCCGGCCTGAACAACCACGCCTTCGACATCTCCTCGGTGCTCGACCCGAGCAGCTGGTACGCGACCCTGCTGAGCGGCATGTTCAACATCACCCCGACGCCGAGCATCCTCGAAATGGTCGCCTGGGTGGCGTACGCGGTGCCGGTGATGGCGCTCTTCCTGCGCAAGCCGGGCAAGCCGACCGCCCCGGCCAAGCCGGCCGCGACCGACGTTCCCGCCCCCGCCCCCCAGCGCGCCTGA
- the efeO gene encoding iron uptake system protein EfeO produces the protein MRTSRLVAPAAAGVLAVAGLAGCSGDKKDAKAGGPIVVKATDTACEVGETEIEAGQVTFSITNSGSKVNEFYVYAAGDRVMGEVENIAPGLSRELRVELTAGTYETACKPGMSGRGIRGALKVSGTAASVAPDAALSQATADYQRYVNSQTAALLAKTEEFAAAVKAGDVAKAKALYPVARTYFERIEPVAASFGDLDPKIDGREEVIEEGMEWTGYHRLEKDLWTTGDISKDGPIADQLVTDVKALVEKANAEKLTPLQLANGAKALLDEVASGKITGEEERYSHTDLWDFSANLEGSKAAIAALRPALEKRSPELISQLDTEFANVENTLGKHRVGDGWKLHTQLSKAELKELSDSINALAEPVSKVAAVVAR, from the coding sequence ATGCGTACCAGTCGACTCGTCGCGCCCGCCGCCGCCGGGGTGCTCGCCGTCGCCGGCCTGGCCGGTTGCAGCGGCGACAAGAAGGACGCGAAGGCGGGCGGGCCGATCGTGGTCAAGGCCACCGACACCGCCTGCGAGGTCGGCGAGACCGAGATCGAGGCCGGTCAGGTGACCTTCTCGATCACCAATTCCGGGTCCAAGGTCAACGAGTTCTACGTCTACGCCGCCGGTGACCGGGTGATGGGCGAGGTGGAGAACATCGCTCCCGGGCTGAGCCGTGAGCTGCGCGTCGAGCTGACCGCCGGCACGTACGAGACGGCCTGCAAGCCCGGGATGAGCGGCCGGGGCATCCGGGGCGCGCTGAAGGTCAGCGGCACCGCCGCGTCCGTCGCGCCCGACGCCGCGTTGAGCCAGGCCACCGCCGACTACCAGCGGTACGTCAACAGCCAGACCGCCGCGCTGCTGGCCAAGACCGAGGAGTTCGCGGCCGCGGTCAAGGCCGGCGATGTGGCGAAGGCCAAGGCGCTGTACCCGGTGGCCCGCACCTACTTCGAGCGGATCGAGCCGGTCGCGGCGAGCTTCGGCGACCTGGACCCGAAGATCGACGGCCGGGAGGAGGTCATCGAGGAGGGCATGGAGTGGACCGGCTACCACCGGCTTGAGAAGGACCTCTGGACCACCGGCGACATCAGCAAGGACGGCCCGATCGCCGACCAACTGGTCACCGACGTCAAGGCGCTGGTGGAGAAGGCCAACGCCGAGAAGCTCACCCCGCTCCAGCTCGCCAACGGCGCCAAGGCGCTCCTCGACGAGGTCGCCAGCGGCAAGATCACCGGCGAGGAGGAGCGCTACTCGCACACCGACCTATGGGACTTCAGCGCCAACCTGGAGGGCTCCAAGGCGGCCATCGCCGCGCTGCGCCCGGCGCTGGAGAAGCGTTCGCCCGAGCTGATCTCCCAGCTCGACACCGAGTTCGCCAACGTCGAGAACACCCTCGGCAAGCACCGGGTGGGCGACGGCTGGAAGCTGCACACCCAGCTCAGCAAAGCCGAGCTGAAGGAACTCTCGGACAGCATCAACGCGCTGGCCGAGCCGGTCAGCAAGGTGGCCGCGGTCGTCGCCCGGTGA
- the efeB gene encoding iron uptake transporter deferrochelatase/peroxidase subunit, translating to MSEQRSEAVPAEAPRGGTLSRRRAITLAGVGAAGVAGVAVGAGALARGGDHAAASDTAAGAVPFHGEHQAGITTPAQDRLHFVAFDVITKDRAKLVALLQEWTAAAARMTAGKDAGLLGAVGGVPEAPPDDTGEALGLPPSQLTLTIGFGPTLFRDAQGTDRFGIADRRPAALADLPHFSGDALKPEISGGDICVQACANDPQVAVHAIRNLARIGMGVVSVRWSQLGFGRTSSTSRDQATPRNLFGFKDGTANLKAEDANLLREQLWAQTGDGPDWMTGGSYLVSRKIRMQIETWDRSSLAEQEQIVGRTKGSGAPLGKAREFDEPDFAAKGDDGQPVIAETSHVRLAHPGQNNGAHLLRRGYNFVDGSDGLGRLDAGLFFIAYQRDPRKQFVPIQTRLARHDAMNEYLRHVSSGLFACPPGVRDAADWWGRALFS from the coding sequence ATGAGCGAGCAGCGCAGCGAGGCGGTACCCGCCGAGGCGCCGCGAGGGGGCACCCTGTCCCGGCGGCGGGCGATCACCCTGGCCGGGGTCGGGGCGGCCGGCGTGGCCGGGGTGGCGGTCGGCGCGGGCGCGCTGGCGCGCGGCGGCGACCACGCGGCGGCCAGCGACACGGCCGCCGGGGCGGTGCCGTTCCACGGCGAGCACCAGGCCGGCATCACCACTCCGGCCCAGGACCGGCTGCACTTCGTCGCGTTCGACGTGATCACCAAGGACCGGGCGAAGCTGGTCGCGCTGTTGCAGGAGTGGACCGCGGCGGCGGCGCGGATGACCGCCGGCAAGGACGCCGGGCTGCTCGGCGCGGTCGGCGGCGTGCCGGAGGCCCCGCCGGACGACACCGGCGAGGCGCTCGGGCTGCCCCCGTCGCAGCTCACCCTCACCATCGGCTTCGGCCCGACGCTGTTCCGGGACGCTCAGGGCACGGACCGCTTCGGCATCGCCGACCGGCGCCCCGCCGCGCTGGCGGACCTGCCGCACTTCTCCGGCGACGCGCTCAAACCGGAGATCTCCGGCGGCGACATCTGCGTCCAGGCCTGCGCCAACGACCCGCAGGTGGCGGTGCACGCCATCCGCAACCTGGCCCGCATCGGCATGGGCGTGGTCAGCGTCCGCTGGTCACAGCTCGGCTTCGGGCGTACGTCGTCGACGTCGCGGGACCAGGCCACCCCGCGCAACCTGTTCGGCTTCAAGGACGGCACCGCCAACCTCAAGGCCGAGGACGCCAACCTGCTCCGCGAGCAGCTCTGGGCCCAGACCGGCGACGGGCCGGACTGGATGACCGGCGGGTCGTACCTGGTCAGCCGCAAGATCCGGATGCAGATCGAGACCTGGGACCGTAGCTCCCTGGCGGAGCAGGAGCAGATCGTCGGCCGGACCAAGGGCAGCGGCGCGCCGCTCGGCAAGGCCCGCGAGTTCGACGAGCCGGACTTCGCCGCCAAGGGCGACGACGGGCAGCCGGTGATCGCCGAGACGTCGCACGTCCGGCTCGCCCACCCCGGGCAGAACAACGGGGCGCACCTGCTGCGGCGCGGCTACAACTTCGTCGACGGCTCGGACGGGCTGGGCCGGCTCGACGCCGGACTCTTCTTCATCGCCTACCAGCGCGACCCGCGTAAGCAGTTCGTGCCGATCCAGACCCGGCTCGCCCGGCACGACGCGATGAACGAGTACTTGCGGCACGTCTCCAGCGGGCTGTTCGCCTGCCCGCCGGGCGTCCGCGACGCCGCCGACTGGTGGGGTCGCGCGCTCTTCTCCTGA
- a CDS encoding RDD family protein: MRAQPPPPSGWADAGLVSGEAVELDVRAARLGSRVLALLIDLVSQLVAALLLGAGLSLALLSFGDVVDGALFGASQTVLVILVLVGYPVLMERFLGGRTLGKLAVGLRVVRADGGPVGVGQSLTRALVGVAVEWPGLVLPLLSWAASVTVMLTDPRGRRLGDLVAGTLVVHTRGAGIWRPAPPAVPPLLGWAGTLDLTRLDDGLALAVRQYLGRVHQLAEPDRTRLGRELWAEVAAVTSPPPPWVAPAPAYLAAVLAERGRRAAYRLGRTRAVTATLWPELAPPLALVPHARPAPAAIALRPAAPARAVPVQPDPVRGHPAPINTERLPG, from the coding sequence GTGCGCGCGCAACCTCCCCCACCGTCCGGATGGGCCGACGCCGGTCTGGTCAGCGGCGAGGCCGTCGAGCTGGACGTCCGGGCGGCCCGCCTGGGTTCCCGGGTGCTCGCCCTGCTGATCGACCTGGTGTCCCAGTTGGTGGCGGCGCTGCTGCTCGGCGCGGGGTTGTCGCTGGCGCTGCTCAGCTTCGGCGACGTCGTGGACGGCGCCCTGTTCGGCGCGTCGCAGACCGTGCTGGTGATCCTCGTGCTGGTCGGCTATCCGGTGCTGATGGAGCGGTTCCTCGGGGGCCGGACGCTGGGCAAACTGGCCGTGGGGCTGCGGGTGGTCCGGGCCGACGGCGGTCCGGTGGGGGTCGGCCAGTCGCTCACCCGGGCTCTGGTGGGCGTCGCGGTGGAGTGGCCGGGGCTGGTGCTGCCGCTGCTGAGCTGGGCGGCGAGCGTGACGGTGATGCTGACCGACCCGCGCGGGCGGCGGCTGGGCGACCTGGTGGCGGGCACCCTGGTGGTGCACACCCGGGGCGCCGGGATCTGGCGGCCCGCCCCGCCGGCCGTACCGCCGCTGCTCGGCTGGGCGGGGACGCTCGACCTGACCCGGCTGGACGACGGGTTGGCGCTGGCCGTGCGGCAGTACCTCGGCCGGGTGCACCAGCTCGCCGAGCCGGACCGGACCCGGCTGGGGCGGGAGCTGTGGGCCGAGGTAGCGGCGGTCACCTCGCCGCCTCCGCCGTGGGTCGCGCCGGCGCCGGCGTACCTGGCCGCCGTGCTGGCCGAGCGGGGCCGGCGGGCGGCGTACCGGCTGGGGCGTACCCGGGCGGTCACCGCGACGCTCTGGCCGGAACTGGCCCCGCCGCTCGCCCTGGTGCCGCACGCTCGGCCGGCGCCGGCCGCGATCGCGCTGCGGCCCGCCGCGCCGGCACGCGCCGTCCCCGTCCAGCCCGATCCGGTACGCGGACACCCCGCCCCGATCAACACGGAGCGCCTGCCCGGCTGA
- a CDS encoding RNA-guided endonuclease InsQ/TnpB family protein, which translates to MAARTEAWTVRQERITYNATSAMLTAWKKADELAFLNEVSSVPLQQTLRHLQVALTNFFARRARYPTFKSKKKSRRSAEYTTSAFRWRDGQLTLAKMAEPLNIVWSRPLPEGATPSTVTVSQDAAGRWFVSLLCEDVIPAAAAVNTAVGVDAGLESLLTLSTGEKIVNPRHERADRARLARAQRDLFRKEKGSANRAKARLKVARVYARIADRRRDYLHKLSTRLVRDNQTIVIEDLSLRNMVKNHTLARAISDAAWRQFRAMLEYKADWYGREVIAADRWFPSSKLCSACGTLAENLPLTVRSWTCRCGAVHDRDVNAARNLSAAGLAVSACGAGVRPQRESSRTRRPAVKQETQGRPREPTPI; encoded by the coding sequence TTGGCCGCGCGTACCGAGGCATGGACAGTGCGACAGGAACGGATCACCTATAACGCGACCTCGGCGATGCTGACCGCGTGGAAGAAAGCCGACGAGCTGGCGTTTCTCAACGAGGTGTCGTCGGTGCCGTTGCAGCAGACGCTGCGGCACTTGCAGGTGGCGCTTACGAACTTCTTTGCCAGGCGGGCCCGCTACCCCACCTTCAAGTCGAAGAAGAAGTCGCGGCGGTCGGCAGAGTACACCACCAGCGCGTTCCGATGGCGTGACGGCCAGCTCACGTTGGCGAAGATGGCTGAGCCGTTGAATATCGTGTGGTCTCGGCCGCTGCCGGAGGGAGCGACGCCGTCCACGGTGACCGTTTCGCAGGACGCGGCAGGGCGGTGGTTCGTGTCCCTGCTGTGCGAGGACGTAATCCCCGCCGCTGCGGCGGTGAACACCGCTGTCGGGGTCGATGCGGGGCTGGAAAGTCTGCTCACCCTCTCCACCGGGGAGAAGATCGTCAACCCGCGGCACGAACGCGCCGACCGGGCGCGGCTGGCCCGCGCCCAGCGGGACCTGTTCCGCAAGGAGAAGGGCTCCGCGAACCGGGCCAAGGCCCGCCTGAAGGTGGCGCGGGTTTATGCCCGGATCGCTGACCGGCGACGGGATTATCTGCACAAGCTGTCCACTCGTCTCGTTCGTGACAACCAAACGATCGTGATCGAGGATCTGAGCCTACGGAACATGGTCAAGAACCACACGTTGGCCCGCGCCATCTCGGATGCGGCGTGGCGGCAGTTCCGCGCGATGTTGGAGTACAAGGCCGACTGGTACGGCCGCGAGGTGATCGCTGCCGACCGCTGGTTCCCGTCCTCCAAGCTGTGCTCGGCCTGCGGCACGCTGGCCGAGAACCTGCCGCTGACCGTGCGGTCGTGGACGTGCCGGTGCGGCGCGGTCCACGACCGGGACGTCAACGCGGCTCGCAACCTTTCGGCCGCCGGGCTGGCGGTGTCTGCCTGTGGAGCTGGTGTAAGACCTCAACGGGAGTCCTCCCGGACGAGGCGACCGGCGGTGAAGCAGGAAACCCAAGGGCGACCACGGGAACCCACGCCTATATAG
- a CDS encoding helix-turn-helix domain-containing protein, producing MARAVKRAFKYRFYPTGTQSAELSRTRVCLEGLKPGLGRAYRGMDSATGTDHL from the coding sequence ATGGCCAGGGCGGTGAAGCGGGCGTTCAAGTACCGCTTCTACCCGACTGGCACGCAGTCGGCTGAACTTTCGCGCACGCGGGTGTGTCTGGAAGGTCTAAAACCTGGCCTTGGCCGCGCGTACCGAGGCATGGACAGTGCGACAGGAACGGATCACCTATAA
- a CDS encoding stage II sporulation protein M yields MDLDAYVAAHGAEWRRLEQLTGRRRLDAAEVDELVALYQRSATHLSALRSRSPDPVLVNRLSQLVLAARARITGRPRPSWAAVGRFVVADLPAALYRAWPWWCAVATGFTVLSVFLMWFVAGHPDSAAAFVGEDAAKELVDSGFAGYYTEFSAPTFAFHLWTHNAWLAAQCLASGVLVVPVFWLLWQNALNIGVVGGVMISYGRADVFFGLITPHGLLELTGIFVAAGVGLRTAWAWIAPPAHLSRGRAVAEAGRSAIVVAAGLVGLFAVSALLEAFVTPAPVPVAVRVAVGATVWLAFLSYALFLGRRAAGSTPAPPAS; encoded by the coding sequence GTGGATCTCGACGCGTACGTGGCGGCGCACGGCGCCGAGTGGCGGCGGCTGGAGCAGTTGACCGGCCGACGCCGGCTCGACGCGGCCGAGGTCGACGAGCTGGTCGCCCTCTATCAGCGGTCCGCCACCCACCTCAGCGCGCTGCGTAGCCGCTCACCCGACCCGGTGCTGGTGAACCGGCTCTCCCAGTTGGTGCTCGCGGCCCGGGCCCGGATCACCGGCCGGCCGCGGCCGTCCTGGGCGGCGGTGGGACGGTTCGTCGTCGCCGACCTGCCGGCCGCGCTCTACCGGGCGTGGCCCTGGTGGTGCGCGGTGGCCACCGGGTTCACCGTGCTGAGCGTCTTCCTCATGTGGTTCGTCGCCGGTCACCCGGACTCCGCCGCCGCGTTCGTCGGCGAGGACGCCGCGAAGGAACTCGTCGACTCGGGCTTCGCCGGCTACTACACCGAGTTCTCCGCGCCGACCTTCGCCTTCCACCTGTGGACGCACAACGCCTGGCTCGCCGCGCAGTGCCTGGCGTCCGGGGTGCTGGTGGTGCCGGTGTTCTGGCTGCTGTGGCAGAACGCGTTGAACATCGGCGTGGTCGGCGGCGTGATGATCTCGTACGGCCGGGCCGACGTGTTCTTCGGTCTGATCACCCCGCACGGGCTGCTCGAACTGACCGGGATCTTCGTGGCGGCCGGGGTCGGGCTGCGTACCGCGTGGGCGTGGATCGCGCCGCCGGCCCACCTGAGCCGAGGGCGGGCGGTCGCCGAGGCGGGCCGCTCGGCGATCGTGGTCGCCGCTGGCCTGGTCGGGCTGTTCGCGGTCTCCGCGCTGCTGGAGGCGTTCGTGACCCCGGCGCCGGTGCCGGTCGCCGTCCGCGTCGCCGTCGGCGCCACGGTCTGGCTGGCCTTCCTGTCGTACGCCCTGTTCCTCGGCCGCCGCGCCGCCGGTTCCACCCCCGCGCCCCCAGCGTCCTGA